From the Malus domestica chromosome 17, GDT2T_hap1 genome, one window contains:
- the LOC103417527 gene encoding trihelix transcription factor ASIL2-like, with protein sequence MEEDDEIQSPASGGSRSPASTRQNGRITVTVAVPPAQVPAPTPTQNKILTLALPSSAQQQGRSSGGGREDCWSEGATAVLIEAWGERYLELSRGNLKQKHWKEVADVVSSRENYGKIPKTDIQCKNRIDTVKKKYKLEKSKIGAGGGPSKWPFYERLDHLIGPSGAKVGPGSAGGGGSGGFSGHSKKMPVGLRHSQFIGRRAKREGKIRQRDLVESDSDESREPSPISIDNEIFEQKRRTANANASVRKRVGGGLRPCAVGREKGGGGGGGGGGGGGCGSSVRELTRAILKFGEAYEHAESAKLQQVVEMEKQRMKFAKELELQRLQFFMKTQVEISQLKSGSGRKSRVNGVGNASNHRSNNNNNSDCSS encoded by the coding sequence ATGGAAGAGGACGACGAGATCCAGTCACCGGCATCGGGAGGAAGCCGATCGCCGGCGTCGACGAGGCAGAACGGTCGGATTACGGTGACGGTGGCGGTGCCGCCGGCGCAAGTTCCAGCGCCGACGCCGACTCAGAACAAAATCCTAACCCTAGCTCTGCCGTCGTCGGCTCAGCAACAGGGACGGAGCAGCGGGGGAGGAAGGGAAGATTGCTGGAGCGAAGGGGCGACGGCGGTGCTGATCGAGGCGTGGGGGGAGAGGTACTTGGAGCTGAGCAGGGGGAATTTGAAGCAGAAGCACTGGAAGGAGGTGGCGGACGTCGTGAGCAGCAGGGAGAACTACGGTAAGATTCCAAAGACTGACATACAGTGTAAGAATAGGATTGATACTGTGAAGAAGAAGTATAAACTCGAAAAATCGAAGATTGGGGCCGGAGGAGGACCCAGCAAGTGGCCTTTTTACGAGAGGCTCGATCATTTGATTGGCCCCTCTGGTGCTAAGGTGGGTCCTGGGTCTGCTGGCGGCGGTGGTAGTGGTGGGTTTTCGGGGCATAGCAAAAAAATGCCGGTCGGGCTTCGACATAGCCAATTTATCGGGCGTAGGGCTAAACGGGAGGGAAAGATTAGACAAAGGGATTTGGTAGAATCGGATTCAGACGAGTCTCGGGAGCCTTCGCCTATTTCGATTGATAATGAGATTTTCGAGCAGAAGAGGAGGACTGCCAATGCCAATGCGAGCGTGAGGAAAAGGGTAGGGGGTGGATTAAGACCTTGTGCGGTGGGTAGGgagaaaggaggaggaggaggaggaggaggaggaggaggaggagggtgtGGGAGCTCGGTGAGGGAACTGACTCGAGCGATATTGAAGTTTGGGGAGGCTTATGAGCATGCGGAGTCAGCGAAGCTGCAGCAGGTGGTGGAGATGGAGAAGCAGAGGATGAAGTTTGCCAAGGAGTTGGAGTTGCAGAGGCTGCAGTTTTTCATGAAGACACAGGTGGAGATTTCTCAGCTGAAGAGTGGAAGTGGGAGAAAAAGCAGGGTTAACGGGGTTGGGAATGCTAGTAACCATCgtagcaacaacaacaataacagtGATTGTAGCAGCTAA